Proteins from one Chelonia mydas isolate rCheMyd1 chromosome 14, rCheMyd1.pri.v2, whole genome shotgun sequence genomic window:
- the LOC114021532 gene encoding zinc finger BED domain-containing protein 6, which produces MKRNNHSSRGWRKSSAKQPSLSPRQHAASLSIGAGLGLSSQPYMSASRRSPRSTTQKYCLAEPAVSGVIGESGTGGPLFIPDEVLQVVMSEADEDGASMAGEAGSSGGDTLSGYSSGVDGEAPTEPATPEDMEEEGSTQEGVAQHQMLIASYFTSVQKQDELPIWSGGDLSAGAGETTGNSRAECNSHSISTMPVVATQGPGPGRYHRQKSWVWEYFSIDPGNPTRVTCMICQQMVKRGTDPKRLGTSSLGNHIKHNHSIVYMRQKNMEGRQPGVAEPPLTPHGVALSRQQSGTGRAPSIARRPGDTYTHLSIDESLKRGTKYHRAHSRALALNSACAKMLALDLLPFSHVEGEGFREMMAAAAPRWQVPSRSFFSKKAVPELCRAVKTAVLQALGGCEGGRVHLIVDMWTSGQTTDYMSISAHWVSMSNSSILRQHATLYMCGLEKQHGTGHVLERLRGVIREWLMPLSLSSGFVVSDDGQRLRRVLREGGFPRVTCLAHCLGLVVREFLHSNEEVDRVLAAARKVCAHFRHSYTARHLLWELQVENQLPRHQLKKEVAVRWSSTLRMLERLYELRAAVQAFCQRHSAQVQRAGGLHMAQTDWPLIHILCQILRPFDDATKLVSGTDASISQAIPLICLLEKKLLSLVQQYESKGEETGQALAHSLLQTLRGNRQIAEIRAQEHYVLATYVDPRFKNNMASFVPEGEGGLHRWTQRLIDEVAENIRDVQDRGTSQRQTQQQRKGSASDRGRSLWDSLEDFGLISVAPVLLDSAKTQAAQIVEGYLQDTVVLSASAEPLLYWQLKRDMWLPLFQVAVQHLSCPPSSLYSEQLFTTAGTIVRNRRTCLSTGSVESLAFIKMNKHLLPREYQVPEPGPVPGARDKATWNMEEEEWEEEEEEDNMEGL; this is translated from the coding sequence ATGAAGAGAAATAATCATAGCAGCAGAGGATGGAGAAAGTCCTCTGCCAAACAGCCAAGCTTAAGCCCCAGGCAGCATGCGGCCAGCCTCAGCATTGGCGCTGGTCTAGGATTGTCGTCACAGCCATACATGTCTGCCAGCCGCCGATCACCACGATCCACCACACAGAAATACTGCTTGGCTGAGCCTGCTGTATCCGGTGTCATAGGGGAGTCAGGCACTGGGGGACCCCTCTTCATCCCAGATGAGGTATTGCAGGTTGTCATGTCTGAGGCCGACGAGGACGGAGCCAGCATGGCTGGGGAGGCAGGCTCATCAGGGGGTGACACACTTTCAGGCTACTCCTCTGGGGTGGACGGGGAAGCTCCCACGGAGCCAGCTACCCCAGAGGACATGGAGGAGGAGGGCAGCACGCAAGAAGGGGTAGCCCAGCATCAGATGCTGATAGCCTCATATTTCACCAGTGTCCAAAAGCAGGATGAGTTGCCCATCTGGAGTGGGGGAGACCTcagtgctggagctggggaaacCACAGGGAACAGCAGGGCAGAGTGCAATTCCCACAGCATCAGCACCATGCCTGTGGTGGCGACGCAGGGCCCCGGGCCTGGGAGATACCACCGGCAGAAATCATGGGTCTGGGAGTATTTCTCCATTGACCCTGGGAACCCGACCCGTGTCACCTGTATGATCTGCCAGCAGATGGTCAAGCGTGGGACTGACCCCAAGCGCCTGGGCACGTCGTCGCTTGGCAACCACATTAAGCACAACCACAGCATTGTCTACATGCGCCAGAAGAACATGGAGGGCAGGCAGCCCGGAGTGGCAGAGCCCCCCCTTACACCACACGGGGTTGCACTGAGCAGGCAGCAGAGTGGCACTGGCCGGGCCCCCAGCATTGCCAGGAGACCTGGGGACACTTACACCCACCTGTCCATCGATGAGAGCCTGAAGAGGGGCACCAAGTACCATCGGGCCCACTCCCGGGCACTGGCGCTGAACTCTGCCTGTGCCAAGATGCTGGCCCTGGACCTCCTACCTTTCTCCCACGTAGAGGGCGAGGGCTTCAGGGAGATGATGGCGGCGGCCGCCCCCCGGTGGCAGGTGCCCAGTCGCTCCTTCTTCTCCAAGAAGGCAGTGCCGGAGCTGTGCCGTGCAGTAAAGACTGCggtgctgcaggctctggggggctgtgagggtgGCCGCGTGCACCTAATAGTGGATATGTGGACCAGCGGGCAAACCACTGACTACATGTCCATCAGTGCCCACTGGGTGAGCATGAGCAACAGCAGCATCCTGCGCCAGCATGCCACCCTGTACATGTGTGGCCTGGAGAAGCAGCACGGCACCGGGCACGTGCTGGAGAGGCTGCGGGGGGTCATTAGAGAGTGGCTCATGCCCCTCTCCCTCTCATCGGGCTTTGTGGTCTCAGATGATGGACAGCGGTTGCGGCGAGTGCTGCGGGAAGGCGGCTTCCCCCGCGTCACCTGCCTGGCACACTGCCTCGGCCTGGTGGTGCGGGAGTTCCTGCACAGCAATGAGGAGGTGGACCGGGTGCTGGCAGCTGCCAGGAAGGTCTGTGCCCACTTCAGGCACTCCTACACTGCCCGCCACCTGCTCTGGGAACTGCAGGTGGAGAATCAGCTGCCACGGCACCAGCTGAAGAAGGAGGTGGCGGTGCGGTGGAGCTCCACCCTGCGCATGCTGGAGCGGCTGTATGAGCTGCGAGCTGCTGTCCAGGCCTTCTGCCAGCGCCATTCTGCACAGGTCCAGCGGGCTGGCGGGCTGCACATGGCCCAGACCGACTGGCCCCTCATCCACATCTTGTGCCAGATCCTGCGGCCCTTTGACGATGCCACCAAGCTGGTGAGCGGGACTGATGCCAGCATCAGTCAGGCCATCCCGCTCATCTGCCTGCTGGAGAAGAAGCTGCTCTCACTGGTGCAGCAGTATGAGAGCAAGGGCGAGGAGACTGGCCAGGCGCTGGCCcacagcctgctgcaaaccctgCGGGGCAACCGACAGATTGCTGAGATCCGCGCTCAGGAGCACTATGTCCTGGCCACCTATGTAGACCCCCGCTTCAAGAACAACATGGCCTCCTTCGTGCCCGAAGGGGAGGGTGGTCTGCACCGCTGGACGCAGAGACTCATTGACGAGGTGGCTGAGAACATCCGGGATGTCCAGGACCGAGGCACCAGCCAGAGACAAACACAGCAACAGCGCAAGGGCAGTGCCTCAGACCGGGGCAGGTCCCTGTGGGACAGCCTGGAGGACTTCGGCCTCATCAGCGTGGCCCCGGTACTACTGGACTCAGCCAAGACCCAGGCGGCCCAGATTGTGGAAGGCTACCTGCAGGACACTGTGGTCCTGTCGGCCAGTGCTGAGCCCTTGCTGTATTGGCAGCTGAAGCGGGACATGTGGCTGCCCCTCTTCCAGGTGGCTGTGCAGCACCTGAGCTGCCCCCCCTCCAGCCTCTATTCTGAGCAGCTTTTCACCACAGCGGGGACCATCGTGCGGAACAGGCGTACTTGCCTCTCTACTGGCAGTGTGGAGAGCCTGGCCTTCATCAAAATGAACAAGCACCTGCTCCCCCGGGAGTACCAGGTGCCAGAACCAGGACCAGTACCAGGTGCCAGGGACAAAGCGACATGGAACATGGAGGAGGaagaatgggaggaggaggaggaggaagataacATGGAGGGACTCTGA